One Setaria viridis chromosome 7, Setaria_viridis_v4.0, whole genome shotgun sequence genomic region harbors:
- the LOC117865003 gene encoding uncharacterized WD repeat-containing protein C3H5.08c, giving the protein MEGCQLLVGCRMEMEEETFFDSREELTASPAHSPGQALPWSGSLDSVWQRRERFMRSMGLECSPSPWKADAAATVGDVEKEEVVPEFGRLWSQSDENDCSMSSWSTEDTGSYEDGASDDNSMSGSSRDDASSKVGRSFSSLSFIQRLVSRSGKLSGVPKAVERRRNGWLRRLGLRASVLDHGGDEASTSSSESEQNRGGRYERVKVRCYRKRSKELSAVYQGQVIKAHDGAILTMKFSPDGQFLASGGEDGVVRIWGVTQSEDCKIPMDDPSCVYLKAHRKSGLAPADAENGKKCKVKGVKQSADSACVVIPAMVFQISEEPLHEFRGHSGDVLDLSWSNNKHLLSASTDKTVRLWELGSANCVTVFHHSNFVTCVQFNPANESRFISGSIDGKIRVWDILKCSVVDWVDIRDIVTAICYQPDGKGAVVGTITGNCRFYDASDNLLRFDTQIALNGKKKSSFKRIIAFEFCPSNPSKLMVTSADSKIKILDGTIVTQNYSGLRSGSCQSLATFTPDGQHIVSASEDSNIYVWSHENQHEASLKHAKTIWSSERFHSNNAAIAIPWNGQKPSNPVSLASQILPPQGDNFWCMSKAVKCNSSRSEDSAINNFVSRFAPGIFNLNQEFSTESTCRSSATWPEEILPSHSIRAILDESQYKFLRNCFQSTSNSWGQVIVTAGWDGKIRSFQNYGLPAHQ; this is encoded by the exons ATGGAGGGGTGCCAATTGCTAGTAGGCTGTaggatggagatggaggaggagacgTTCTTTGACTCGCGAGAGGAGCTCACGGCGTCGCCGGCGCACAGCCCGGGCCAGGCATTGCCGTGGTCGGGCAGCCTCGACAGCGTGTGGCAGAGGAGGGAGCGGTTCATGAGAAGCATGGGCCTGGAGTGCAGCCCGAGCCCCTGGAAAGCCGATGCTGCGGCCACCGTGGGCGATGTTgagaaggaggaggtggtgccggaGTTTGGGAGATTGTGGTCGCAGTCCGATGAGAACGACTGCTCCATGTCGAGTTGGTCCACGGAGGATACGGGGAGCTATGAGGATGGTGCCTCTGATGACAATTCCATGAGTGGATCCAGCAGGGATGATGCTAGTAGCAAGGTCGGCAGGAGTTTCAGTTCATTGTCGTTCATCCAGAGGCTCGTGAGCCGCAGTGGTAAGCTTTCTGGTGTTCCCAAGGCGGTTGAGAGGAGGAGAAATGGATGGCTTCGGAGGCTGGGCTTGAGGGCTAGTGTCCTCGATCACGGAGGCGATGAAGCTAGCACCAGCTCCTCGGAGAGTGAGCAAAACAGGGGTGGAAGGTATGAAAGGGTCAAGGTCCGGTGCTACCGGAAGCGGTCAAAGGAATTGTCAGCAGTTTATCAAGGCCAAGTGATCAAGGCCCACGATGGTGCCATCCTGACTATGAAGTTTAGTCCTGATGGGCAGTTTCTTGCAAGTGGAGGCGAAGATGGAGTTGTCAGGATCTGGGGTGTGACACAGTCTGAGGACTGCAAAATTCCCATGGATGATCCTTCCTGTGTTTACCTCAAAGCTCATCGCAAGAGTGGATTGGCTCCTGCCGATGCTGAGAATGGGAAGAAATGCAAAGTCAAGGGTGTCAAGCAATCTGCTGATTCTGCTTGCGTTGTGATTCCCGCCATGGTGTTCCAGATCTCAGAGGAACCATTGCATGAGTTCCGTGGTCACTCTGGTGATGTACTGGATCTGTCATGGTCTAACAATAAG CATCTATTGTCAGCATCAACAGACAAAACTGTTCGCTTGTGGGAACTTGGATCTGCAAACTGTGTCACTGTTTTTCATCACAGCAACTTTG TGACTTGTGTACAGTTCAATCCAGCCAATGAGAGTCGATTCATCAGTGGATCAATAGATGGCAAAATCCGTGTATGGGATATTCTTAAATGCAGCGTTGTGGATTGGGTGGATATTAGGGACATAGTAACAGCGATTTGTTATCAACCTGATGGAAAG GGAGCAGTGGTTGGAACCATTACCGGGAATTGTCGGTTTTATGATGCATCAG ATAATCTACTGCGGTTTGATACACAAATTGCGCTTAATGGCAAGAAGAAATCTTCTTTTAAAAGAATCATTGCTTTTGAG TTCTGCCCAAGCAACCCAAGTAAATTAATGGTTACATCTGCCGACTCGAAGATCAAAATTCTTGATGGAACCATTGTGACTCAGAATTATAGTG GACTTCGAAGCGGCTCCTGCCAGTCATTGGCAACATTCACTCCAGATGGGCAACACATAGTTTCTGCTAGCGAAGACTCCAATATTTATGTCTGGAGCCATGAAAACCAACATGAGGCTTCATTGAAACATGCAAAAACCATATGGTCCTCGGAGCGCTTCCACTCCAACAATGCAGCCATTGCAATACCATGGAATGGCCAGAAACCAAGCAACCCAGTTTCTTTGGCCTCTCAAATTTTGCCACCACAAGGTGATAATTTCTGGTGCATGAGTAAGGCTGTCAAGTGCAATTCAAGCCGCAGTGAAGATTCTGCCATTAACAATTTTGTGTCAAGATTTGCTCCTGGCATTTTCAATTTGAATCAGGAGTTCTCCACTGAGTCCACTTGCAGGAGTTCAGCTACCTGGCCAGAGGAGATTCTGCCTTCTCACTCAATTCGTGCAATTTTGGATGAGTCACAGTACAAGTTCCTAAGGAACTGTTTCCAGAGCACATCAAACTCTTGGGGTCAAGTGATAGTTACTGCAGGATGGGATGGCAAGATTAGGTCATTCCAGAATTATGGCTTACCAGCTCATCAGTGA